The Mesoterricola silvestris sequence AGCCCGCGGGTGATGAGGGCGGCGCGGGCGTTGTTGCCCAGGCCCAGGGACTCCACCAGGCCCGCGGCGATGGCCAGGACGTTCTTGAAGGCGCCGCACAGTTCCACGCCGGCCACGTCCCGGCTCAGGTACACCCGCAGGGAGGGGGTGGCCACCTGGGCCTGCAACTCGGCGGCGCGCCCATCGGGGATGGCCAGGGGCAGGGCCAGGACGATGGCCGAGGGCTGGGCCCGGCTCACCTCGTCCGCGAAGGTGGGTCCGCTCAGGACGCCCACGGGCACCCCCAGGACCCCCTCGAGGGTCTCGGAGACCCGCTTGAAGCTGCCCTGCAGGATGCCCTTGCTGACGGACACCAGGAGTTCGGGGCGGGAGGCCGTGCGCCCGGCCAGGTCCGTCCACACCGCCGGGGCCACCTGGGTGGGCAGGGCGCTCACCCACAGGCCCGCCCGGAAGCCCTCCTCCGGGTCGTGGATGGGGCGGACGCCCTGGGGCAGCTCCACGTCGGCCAGGGAGGGGTGGCGCCGGGTGGTGGCCAGGGTCGTGACCAGGGAAGGGGGGTGGCCCCACAGGTCCACCCGGGCACCCTGCCGGGCCCAGGCGATGGCCAGGGCGGTACCCCAGGCCCCGGAACCGAAAATCGCGATATCAGGTTTCTTAGACATTCCTGCTGGACCCCCAGAACTTCGATTCGGTGCCCTGCACCAGGCGGTTGATATTGGCGGAATGCTTGCGGATCACCAGGCCCACCAGGAGCGCCCAGGCCAGGATCGGCCACTGGGCCATGCCCTCCTGCACCGGAAGCCGGGCCCAGGCCCCCAGGAACCCCATGGCGGTGAGCAGCAGCACCAGCGCGGCCACCACGCTCCCCAGGCTCACGTACCGGAAGACCAGGAGGCAGAGCAGGAAGGCCCCGAAGGCCGGCACCACCATCGGCGCGTGGTAGGCCAGCACGCACCCCAGGGCGGTGGCCACGCCCTTGCCGCCCTGGAACCGGAGCCAGGGGGTGAACACGTGCCCCAGCACCGCGGCCAGCGCCACGAAGGCCAGGAACTCCGGGGCGAAGCCGAACTTCTTGGCGATGAACACGGGCAGGAAGCCCTTGGCGGCGTCCAGGAGCAGGGTGGCGATGCCCAGGGCCTTGCCCCCGGCCCGCATGACGTTGGTGGCGCCGATGTTGCCCGAGCCCTGGGCGCGCACGTCGCCCTTGCCCGCGAGCTTGACCAGGAGGAGTCCGAAGGGGATGCTCCCGGAGAGGAAGGCTCCGAGGCACCAGATCAGGTAGAGTTTGAAGGCCGCAGGGTTCATGTGAGCAGGGTACCTCATCCGGCGGCAATGGGGTTAGCATTGGGCCCACCGGAGATCCCCATGCGAGCGTTCCTGGCATTGTTCGCGCTTCCCCTCGCCCTGGCCTGCGGGGGTGGATCCAAGGCCGCCCCCGGCGCCCCCACGATCCTCGTCCAGCCCGCCTCCGCTTCGGTGCAGGCCGGGCTCACCCAGGCCTTCACGGCCGCCGTGGGCCATGCCGCGGATGCCTCGGTCCTCTGGAGCGTCCTGGAGACCGGCGGCGGTTCCATCACGGCGGCGGGCCTCTACACCGCCCCGGCGGTTCCGGGCACCTACCACGTGAAGGCCGTGCTCGCGGCCCAGCCCTCCTACGCCGGCCAGGCCACGGTGACCGTGGTGCCGGTGCCGGCCCAGGGCGTGCCCAGCCTGGGCATCGGGGCCGCCCTCAACGGCTACCTGCCGTTCCCCGGCGACAGCCCCTGGAACCAGGATGTCTCGGGCCTGCCCGCGGACCCGGCCTCCGCGGCCATCGTGGCCTTCGTGGGCGCGGCCACGGGGCTCCACGCGGACTTCGGATCCGGCACCTACCAGGGCGCGCCCATCGGCATCCCCTACGCCGTGGTGGCCGGCGGCCAGACCCGGGTGCCCGTGGCCTACCAGGCCTACGGCGGCGAAAGCGATCCCGGCCCCATGCCCATTCCCGTGCCGCCCCCCTTCGAGGGCGCCGATCCCACGGGCACCTCCGGCGACCGCCACGTCCTGGTGCTGGACCGGGACGCCAACTTCATCTACGAGCTCTACGGTTCCCAGCTGCAACCCGACGGCTCCTGGCGCGCCGACAGCGGCGCCATCTGGGACGCGGCCTCCGGCGCCCTGCGCCCCTGGGGCTGGACCAGCGCCGACGCCGCGGGCCTTCCGCTCTTCCCGGGCCTGGCCAAGTACGACGAACTGGCCTCGGGCGCCATCCGCCACGCCCTGCGCCTCACCGTCCCCGCAACCCGGAAGGCCTTCGTCGCCCCCGCGACCCACTGGGCCTCCTCCGACACCAGCTCCGGCGCACCCCCCATGGGGACGCGCTTCCGCCTCAAGGCGGCCCGGGACATCTCCGGCTTTCCGCCCCAGTCCCGGGTGATCCTGAAGGCCCTGAAGACCTACGGCATGATCCTCGCCGACAACGGCTCCGCCTGGTACCTCTCCGGGTGCCCCGATGCCCGTTGGGACAACACCGACCTCCACGCCCTCGGCGGCATCACCGGGGCGGATCTGGAAGTCGTGCAGATGGGCACGGTGTACACCACCGTCCCTGCCGGCGCCGCCCCCGCCATCCAGGCCTTCACCGCCACCCCCGCGGCCGGCGGCGGCACCACCCTGTCCTGGACGGCGACCGGCGCCACCCGCGCCTTCCTGACCCCGGCCCCCGGTCCCGTGCGGGGCGCCAGCGCCCTGGTGAAGCCGGTGGCGACGACCACCTACACCCTGCTCGTGGAAGGCCCCTACGGCAGCGCGACGGCCCAGGTCACGGTGAACGCCAAATAGAACTGACGTTCTTTATCCTGCTCTTTCCCCTGGATCCTGTTCATCCCCGTTTGTACTTCGCCGGGAGTTTTTTCCACCTTTGGGTCAAGGACGTCGAGTAACGTGCGCTCCGACCCACCTCGGCGTCAGCCCTGCGGAAACCGGGATGAACGCCGATGGATGGGATGAACCGGGATCCGCTCGACCTGGAACAGCCCCT is a genomic window containing:
- a CDS encoding NAD(P)H-dependent glycerol-3-phosphate dehydrogenase, which produces MSKKPDIAIFGSGAWGTALAIAWARQGARVDLWGHPPSLVTTLATTRRHPSLADVELPQGVRPIHDPEEGFRAGLWVSALPTQVAPAVWTDLAGRTASRPELLVSVSKGILQGSFKRVSETLEGVLGVPVGVLSGPTFADEVSRAQPSAIVLALPLAIPDGRAAELQAQVATPSLRVYLSRDVAGVELCGAFKNVLAIAAGLVESLGLGNNARAALITRGLAEMSRLVEALGGTRDTLMGLAGLGDLVLTATGPQSRNRTFGALVGKGMTPEDAAASLGNQVVEGAFTAEAALGLAHSLGVELPITREVVRLLQGADPRESVDRLMQRSLKPEAG
- the plsY gene encoding glycerol-3-phosphate 1-O-acyltransferase PlsY, which translates into the protein MNPAAFKLYLIWCLGAFLSGSIPFGLLLVKLAGKGDVRAQGSGNIGATNVMRAGGKALGIATLLLDAAKGFLPVFIAKKFGFAPEFLAFVALAAVLGHVFTPWLRFQGGKGVATALGCVLAYHAPMVVPAFGAFLLCLLVFRYVSLGSVVAALVLLLTAMGFLGAWARLPVQEGMAQWPILAWALLVGLVIRKHSANINRLVQGTESKFWGSSRNV